Proteins encoded by one window of Xanthomonas sp. DAR 80977:
- the thrC gene encoding threonine synthase, translating into MNFISTRNAAPAATLSQAIAAGLAPDGGLYVPERMPPARELQAGVSLAETAATLLAPFFDGDALAAELTAICAEAFDFDAPLQALATPGDHALELFHGPTAAFKDFGARFLAACLARLRRDAATPLTILVATSGDTGAAVAAAFHRQPGLRVVVLYPDGRVSPRQAHQLGCFGDNIQALRVAGSFDDCQALVKQALNDADLQAQAPLSSANSISLGRLLPQMSYYAHSALVHYAGRAQPLNLVVPTGNLGNALAAILARGLGVPLGRIVLATNANHVLPDYFAGADYAPQPSVATVANAMDVGAPSNFERLRWLYRGDDAALRAQFQAYSVDDAQIRQLIGERFRRYGEVHCPHTATALHVLQQIRAEGAEADAGDWAVAATAHPAKFEAVVEPLIGRPVEVPPALAALLQRPAQAEPIAPDYAALRARLLAG; encoded by the coding sequence ATGAACTTCATTTCCACCCGTAACGCCGCGCCCGCCGCCACCCTCAGCCAGGCCATCGCCGCCGGCCTGGCGCCCGATGGCGGGCTGTACGTGCCCGAGCGCATGCCGCCGGCGCGCGAACTGCAGGCCGGCGTCAGCCTGGCCGAGACCGCCGCCACCCTGCTGGCGCCGTTCTTCGACGGCGACGCGCTCGCCGCCGAACTGACGGCGATCTGCGCCGAAGCCTTCGATTTCGATGCGCCGCTGCAAGCGCTGGCCACCCCCGGCGACCACGCGCTGGAGCTGTTCCATGGGCCGACCGCCGCGTTCAAGGACTTCGGCGCGCGCTTCCTCGCCGCCTGCCTGGCGCGGCTGCGCCGCGATGCCGCCACGCCGCTCACCATCCTGGTCGCCACCTCCGGCGATACCGGCGCCGCGGTCGCCGCCGCGTTCCATCGCCAGCCCGGCCTGCGCGTGGTGGTGCTGTATCCGGACGGGCGCGTGTCGCCGCGCCAGGCGCACCAGTTGGGCTGCTTCGGCGACAACATCCAGGCGCTGCGCGTGGCCGGTTCGTTCGACGATTGCCAGGCGCTGGTCAAGCAGGCCTTGAACGACGCCGACCTGCAGGCGCAGGCGCCGCTCAGTTCGGCCAACAGCATCAGCCTGGGCCGGTTGCTGCCGCAGATGAGCTACTACGCGCACAGCGCGCTGGTCCATTACGCCGGGCGCGCGCAGCCGCTGAACCTGGTGGTGCCGACCGGCAACCTCGGCAATGCGCTGGCGGCGATCCTGGCGCGCGGGCTGGGCGTGCCGCTGGGCCGCATCGTGCTGGCGACCAACGCCAACCACGTGCTGCCGGACTACTTCGCCGGCGCCGACTACGCGCCGCAGCCCAGCGTGGCCACCGTCGCCAACGCGATGGACGTCGGCGCGCCGAGCAACTTCGAGCGCCTGCGCTGGCTCTATCGTGGCGACGATGCCGCGCTGCGCGCGCAGTTCCAGGCCTATTCGGTGGACGACGCGCAGATCCGCCAGCTGATCGGCGAGCGCTTCCGCCGCTATGGCGAGGTGCATTGCCCGCATACCGCCACCGCGTTGCACGTGCTGCAGCAGATCCGCGCCGAGGGCGCCGAGGCCGACGCCGGCGATTGGGCGGTGGCGGCGACCGCGCACCCGGCCAAGTTCGAGGCGGTGGTCGAGCCGTTGATCGGCCGGCCGGTCGAGGTGCCGCCGGCGCTGGCGGCCTTGCTGCAGCGGCCGGCGCAGGCCGAGCCGATCGCGCCGGACTACGCGGCGCTGCGCGCGCGCTTGCTGGCCGGCTGA
- a CDS encoding homoserine kinase — protein sequence MSEVQLSLAPNPGARAAPREARAFAPASVANVAVGFDLLGYAVEGVGDTVTVRRIDAPQVRIAAIRGTTVALPLEAARNTAGAALIALREALALPFGFEIEIDKGIPLSSGMGGSAASCVAALVAANALLDAPLSREQLYLYSLEGEAVASGSRHGDNLGPMFLGGLVLSTLERMVPVPVPAVWHSLLVHPDAVLETRRAREALAGDYRLGEFVAQSSNLALVLAGCHAGDEALVRAGLRDVLIEPRRAPLILGFDAAKAAALDAGAMGASISGAGPSLFAWFPTRATAEAAAPAVQAAFAAAGFDSQHWVSPLQCPGARLL from the coding sequence GTGAGCGAAGTGCAGCTGTCGCTGGCGCCGAACCCCGGCGCGCGCGCCGCGCCACGCGAGGCGCGCGCGTTCGCGCCGGCCTCGGTGGCCAACGTGGCGGTGGGGTTCGACCTGCTCGGCTATGCGGTGGAGGGCGTCGGCGACACGGTCACCGTGCGCCGCATCGACGCGCCGCAGGTGCGCATCGCCGCGATCCGCGGCACCACCGTGGCGCTGCCGCTGGAGGCCGCGCGCAATACCGCCGGCGCGGCGCTGATCGCCTTGCGCGAGGCGCTGGCGCTGCCGTTCGGGTTCGAGATCGAGATCGACAAGGGCATCCCGCTCAGCTCCGGCATGGGCGGCTCGGCGGCCTCGTGCGTGGCCGCGCTGGTGGCGGCCAATGCGCTGCTGGACGCGCCGCTGTCGCGCGAGCAGCTGTATCTGTATTCGCTGGAAGGCGAGGCGGTGGCCAGCGGCAGCCGCCACGGCGACAACCTCGGCCCGATGTTCCTGGGTGGGCTGGTGCTGTCCACGCTGGAGCGGATGGTGCCGGTGCCGGTGCCGGCGGTCTGGCACAGCCTGCTGGTGCATCCGGATGCGGTGCTGGAGACGCGCCGTGCGCGCGAGGCGCTGGCCGGCGACTACCGGCTGGGCGAGTTCGTGGCGCAGAGTTCCAATCTGGCGCTGGTGCTGGCGGGCTGCCACGCCGGCGACGAGGCACTGGTGCGCGCGGGCCTGCGCGACGTGCTGATCGAGCCGCGGCGTGCGCCGCTGATCCTCGGATTCGACGCGGCCAAGGCGGCGGCGCTGGATGCGGGCGCGATGGGCGCGAGCATTTCCGGCGCCGGCCCCAGCCTGTTCGCGTGGTTCCCGACGCGCGCGACGGCCGAGGCGGCCGCGCCGGCGGTGCAGGCGGCGTTCGCGGCCGCCGGTTTCGACAGCCAGCATTGGGTATCGCCGCTGCAGTGTCCGGGCGCCCGATTGCTGTAG
- the thrA gene encoding bifunctional aspartate kinase/homoserine dehydrogenase I has product MPSPAVASAPLAEPALAARTVVHKFGGTSVADAERYRHVAQLLLARPETVQVTVVSAMKGVTDALIGLAELAASENSDWRERWHETRARHRAAAVSLLGEHAGATVEWLDARFDHLAEILGALAVIGELPREVLDRVQGLGEVYSAQLLGEHLRALGEDCAVLDAREVLVVDRGELGVDVDWEASALRLADWRAQHPQQRVVVTGFVARDRAGRITTLGRNGSDYSGAIFAALFDADELHIWTDVDGVLSADPRVVPEAVQLETLSYDEACELAYFGAKVVHPQTMSPAIERGLPIIIRNTFQPEHPGTRITASSASSGPIKGLTLSPDLAVLNLEGTGLIGVPGTAERVFAALRNARVSVVMISQGSSEHSICCVVRQNECERARDALLSAFAHELVVGQVQRVQLTTGISVLAAVGDGMAGQPGVAARLFESLGRAQVNILAIAQGSSERNISVAIDSAHATKALRAAHAGFWLSPQTFSVGVIGPGNVGAALLDQLRVAQPQLLAKANLDLRLRAIASRSAMRLEPRAIGGDWRQAFASGQQPTDLDAFTAHLLSAHLPHAVIIDCSGSADVADRYADWLAAGIHVVTPNKQAGAGPLARFHAIRAAAESSGARFRYEATVGAGLPVITTLRDLVDTGDVVTAIEGIFSGTLAWLFNKYDGSVPFSQLVTDARGMGYTEPDPRDDLSGTDVARKLVILAREAGRELSLEDVAVESLVPEALRQASVEDFMARLHEVDAAFAQRLQAAKARGCVLRYVAQLAPDRAPSVGLVELPAEHAFANLRLTDNVVQFTTRRYCDNPLVVQGPGAGPEVTAAGVFADLLRVAAGEGARL; this is encoded by the coding sequence ATGCCGTCCCCCGCAGTCGCTTCCGCTCCCCTCGCAGAACCCGCGCTCGCTGCGCGTACCGTCGTCCACAAGTTCGGCGGGACCTCGGTGGCCGACGCCGAACGCTATCGCCATGTCGCGCAGCTGCTGCTGGCGCGCCCGGAGACCGTGCAGGTCACCGTGGTCTCGGCGATGAAGGGCGTCACCGATGCGCTGATCGGCCTGGCCGAACTGGCCGCCAGCGAGAACAGCGACTGGCGCGAACGCTGGCACGAGACCCGCGCGCGGCACCGCGCCGCGGCGGTGTCGCTGCTCGGCGAGCATGCCGGCGCCACGGTGGAATGGCTGGATGCGCGCTTCGACCACCTGGCCGAGATCCTCGGTGCGCTGGCGGTGATCGGCGAGCTGCCGCGCGAGGTGCTGGACCGGGTGCAGGGCCTGGGCGAGGTGTATTCGGCGCAACTGCTCGGCGAGCACCTGCGCGCGCTGGGCGAGGACTGCGCGGTGCTGGACGCGCGCGAGGTGCTGGTGGTGGATCGCGGCGAGCTGGGCGTGGACGTGGACTGGGAGGCCAGCGCGCTGCGCCTGGCGGACTGGCGCGCGCAGCACCCGCAGCAGCGCGTCGTGGTCACCGGCTTCGTCGCCCGCGACCGCGCCGGGCGCATCACCACCCTCGGCCGCAACGGCAGCGACTACTCCGGCGCGATCTTCGCCGCCCTGTTCGACGCCGACGAACTGCATATCTGGACCGACGTGGACGGCGTGCTGTCGGCCGATCCGCGGGTGGTGCCCGAGGCGGTGCAACTGGAGACGCTGAGCTACGACGAGGCCTGCGAACTGGCCTATTTCGGCGCCAAGGTGGTGCATCCGCAGACCATGTCGCCGGCGATCGAGCGCGGCCTGCCGATCATCATCCGCAACACCTTCCAGCCCGAACACCCGGGTACCCGCATCACCGCCAGCAGCGCCAGCAGCGGCCCGATCAAGGGTCTGACCCTGAGCCCGGACCTGGCCGTGCTCAACCTCGAAGGCACCGGCCTGATCGGCGTGCCCGGCACCGCCGAGCGCGTGTTCGCCGCGCTGCGCAACGCGCGGGTGTCGGTGGTGATGATCTCGCAGGGCTCCTCGGAGCATTCGATCTGCTGCGTGGTGCGGCAGAACGAGTGCGAGCGCGCGCGCGATGCGCTGCTGTCGGCGTTCGCCCACGAACTGGTGGTCGGCCAGGTGCAGCGTGTGCAGCTGACCACCGGCATCAGCGTGCTGGCCGCGGTCGGCGACGGCATGGCCGGGCAGCCGGGCGTGGCCGCGCGCCTGTTCGAATCGCTGGGCCGCGCCCAGGTCAACATCCTGGCGATCGCGCAGGGCTCGTCGGAACGCAACATCTCGGTGGCGATCGACAGCGCGCACGCGACCAAGGCGCTGCGCGCCGCGCATGCCGGGTTCTGGCTGTCGCCGCAGACCTTCTCGGTCGGGGTGATCGGCCCGGGCAACGTCGGCGCGGCGCTGCTCGACCAGCTGCGCGTGGCGCAGCCGCAGCTGCTGGCCAAGGCCAACCTCGACCTGCGCCTGCGCGCGATCGCCTCGCGCAGCGCGATGCGCCTGGAACCGCGCGCGATCGGCGGCGACTGGCGGCAGGCCTTCGCCAGCGGCCAGCAGCCCACCGACCTGGACGCGTTCACCGCGCACCTGCTGTCGGCGCACCTGCCGCATGCTGTCATCATCGACTGCAGCGGCAGCGCCGACGTCGCCGACCGCTACGCCGACTGGCTGGCCGCCGGCATCCACGTGGTCACCCCGAACAAGCAGGCCGGCGCCGGGCCGCTGGCGCGCTTCCACGCGATCCGCGCCGCCGCCGAGAGCAGCGGCGCGCGCTTCCGCTACGAGGCGACGGTCGGCGCCGGCCTGCCGGTGATCACCACGCTGCGCGACCTGGTCGACACCGGCGACGTAGTCACCGCGATCGAGGGCATCTTCTCCGGCACCCTGGCCTGGCTGTTCAACAAGTACGACGGCAGCGTGCCGTTCTCGCAGCTGGTCACCGACGCGCGCGGCATGGGCTATACCGAACCGGACCCGCGCGACGACCTGTCCGGCACCGACGTGGCGCGCAAGCTGGTGATCCTGGCGCGCGAGGCCGGGCGCGAGCTGAGCCTGGAGGACGTTGCGGTGGAGAGCCTGGTGCCGGAAGCGTTGCGCCAGGCCAGCGTCGAGGATTTCATGGCGCGCCTGCACGAAGTGGACGCGGCATTCGCGCAGCGCCTGCAGGCGGCCAAGGCGCGCGGCTGCGTGCTGCGCTACGTGGCGCAGCTGGCGCCGGACCGCGCGCCCAGCGTCGGCCTGGTGGAACTGCCGGCCGAGCACGCCTTCGCCAACCTGCGCCTGACCGACAACGTGGTGCAGTTCACCACCCGCCGCTATTGCGACAATCCGCTGGTGGTGCAGGGCCCCGGCGCCGGTCCGGAAGTCACCGCCGCCGGCGTGTTCGCCGACCTGCTGCGGGTGGCGGCGGGCGAGGGGGCGCGGCTGTGA
- a CDS encoding aldehyde dehydrogenase family protein produces the protein MSADLLKALGLTASNSGTYLGNGEWSTATGAGVLQPLNPSSNEVIAEVQATTAQDYETVVARAQAAFKVWRTTPAPRRGEAVRLCGEALRRHKDALGSLVALEMGKSKPEGDGEVQEMIDIADFAVGQSRMLYGYTLHSERPGHRMYEQYQPLGLVGIISAFNFPVAVWAWNAFLAAICGDICLWKPSNKTPLTAIASMKICNDALRDAGFPDIFFLVNDAGTELAETLVDDKRIALISFTGSTQVGRNVAEKCARRLGRCLLELGGNNAIILDESADLKLAIPGIVFGAVGTAGQRCTTTRRLIVHASIYDTVLATLLKAYKQVEGKIGDPTDPANLMGPLNSRGAVEQFLASIEKAKAAGGTVETGGTALDRPGNFVLPAIVTGLHNGDEVVQHETFAPILYVMKYDTLDEAIDMQNGVPQGLSSSIFTQNLKAAEKFLSAAGSDCGIANVNIGTSGAEIGGAFGGEKDTGGGRESGSDAWKVYMRRQTNTINYSDSLPLAQGIKFDL, from the coding sequence ATGTCCGCTGACCTGCTCAAGGCGCTCGGCCTGACCGCGTCCAATTCCGGCACCTACCTCGGCAACGGCGAGTGGTCCACGGCCACCGGCGCCGGCGTGCTGCAGCCGCTGAACCCGTCCAGCAACGAGGTGATCGCCGAGGTGCAGGCGACCACCGCGCAGGACTACGAGACCGTGGTCGCCCGCGCCCAGGCCGCGTTCAAGGTCTGGCGCACCACCCCGGCGCCGCGCCGCGGCGAGGCGGTCCGCCTGTGCGGCGAGGCGCTGCGCAGGCACAAGGACGCGCTGGGGTCGCTGGTCGCGCTGGAAATGGGCAAGAGCAAGCCCGAGGGCGACGGCGAGGTGCAGGAGATGATCGACATCGCCGATTTCGCGGTCGGCCAGAGCCGCATGCTGTACGGCTACACGCTGCATTCCGAGCGCCCCGGCCACCGCATGTACGAGCAGTACCAGCCGCTGGGCCTGGTCGGCATCATCAGCGCGTTCAACTTCCCGGTCGCGGTGTGGGCGTGGAATGCCTTCCTGGCGGCGATCTGCGGCGACATCTGCCTGTGGAAGCCGTCCAACAAGACCCCGCTGACCGCGATCGCGTCGATGAAGATCTGCAACGACGCGCTGCGCGATGCCGGCTTCCCCGACATCTTCTTCCTGGTCAACGACGCCGGCACCGAACTGGCCGAAACGCTGGTCGATGACAAGCGCATCGCGCTGATCAGCTTCACCGGCTCGACCCAGGTCGGGCGCAACGTCGCCGAGAAGTGCGCGCGGCGCCTGGGCCGCTGCCTGCTGGAGCTGGGCGGCAACAACGCGATCATCCTCGACGAGAGCGCCGACCTGAAGCTGGCGATCCCCGGCATCGTGTTCGGCGCGGTCGGCACCGCCGGCCAGCGCTGCACCACCACGCGCCGGCTGATCGTGCACGCCTCGATCTACGACACCGTGCTGGCGACGCTGCTCAAGGCCTACAAGCAGGTCGAAGGCAAGATCGGCGATCCCACCGACCCGGCCAACCTGATGGGGCCGCTGAACAGCCGCGGCGCGGTCGAGCAGTTCCTGGCCTCGATCGAGAAGGCCAAGGCCGCCGGCGGCACCGTCGAGACCGGCGGCACCGCGCTGGACCGCCCCGGCAACTTCGTGCTGCCGGCGATCGTCACCGGCCTGCACAACGGCGACGAGGTGGTGCAGCACGAGACCTTCGCGCCGATCCTGTACGTGATGAAGTACGACACCCTGGACGAGGCCATCGACATGCAGAACGGCGTGCCGCAGGGCCTGTCCTCGTCGATCTTCACCCAGAACCTGAAGGCGGCGGAGAAGTTCCTGTCGGCGGCCGGCAGCGACTGCGGCATCGCCAACGTCAACATCGGCACCTCCGGCGCCGAGATCGGCGGCGCGTTCGGCGGCGAGAAGGACACCGGCGGCGGCCGCGAATCCGGCTCGGACGCGTGGAAGGTGTACATGCGCCGGCAGACCAACACGATCAACTACTCCGACTCGCTGCCGCTGGCGCAGGGCATCAAGTTCGACCTGTAA
- a CDS encoding metallophosphoesterase family protein, with product MRLAALSDIHGNLPALEAVLADIGRRGVERIVNLGDIVSGPLWPRETAERLMPLALPTVRGNHERQLCELAPAAMGASDAYAHAQLTPAQRRWLGELPPTLSLPQALLCHGTPHDDLRWLLDELAPPRLRAADAQRVRERLGDAPAAPLVLCGHSHLPRTLRLDDGRLLCNPGSVGLPAYAETQPQPYRVETGTPQARYAVLEYRSGRWDAQLLAVDYDHASAAAQAQRNGQPAWAHALRHGRMPA from the coding sequence ATGCGCCTGGCCGCCCTGTCCGATATCCACGGCAACCTGCCCGCGCTGGAGGCGGTGCTTGCGGATATCGGGCGGCGCGGCGTGGAACGGATCGTCAACCTCGGCGACATCGTCTCCGGCCCGCTGTGGCCGCGCGAAACCGCCGAGCGGCTCATGCCGCTGGCGCTGCCCACGGTGCGCGGCAACCACGAGCGCCAGCTGTGCGAGCTGGCGCCCGCGGCGATGGGCGCCAGCGATGCCTACGCGCATGCGCAGCTGACGCCGGCGCAGCGGCGCTGGCTGGGCGAACTGCCGCCGACCCTGTCGCTGCCGCAGGCGCTGCTATGCCACGGCACCCCGCACGACGACCTGCGCTGGCTGCTCGACGAACTGGCGCCGCCGCGGTTGCGGGCCGCCGATGCGCAGCGCGTGCGCGAACGGCTCGGCGACGCACCGGCTGCGCCGCTGGTGCTGTGCGGACACAGCCACCTGCCGCGCACGCTGCGCCTGGACGACGGACGGCTGCTGTGCAATCCGGGCAGCGTCGGCCTGCCCGCCTACGCCGAGACGCAGCCGCAGCCGTACCGGGTCGAGACCGGCACGCCGCAGGCACGCTACGCGGTGCTGGAATACCGCAGCGGCCGCTGGGACGCGCAGTTGCTGGCGGTCGACTACGACCACGCCAGCGCCGCGGCGCAGGCGCAACGCAACGGCCAGCCGGCATGGGCGCATGCGCTGCGCCATGGCCGCATGCCCGCATGA
- a CDS encoding DUF4190 domain-containing protein produces the protein MSAVRETNSLAVVSLVAGILGWTLMPVLGSLGAIITGHLARAEIRRQPQRFQGDGLAVGGLILGWAAVILAILSVLAFVLFFGGLAWFASARS, from the coding sequence ATGAGTGCCGTAAGAGAAACCAATTCGCTCGCCGTGGTCAGCCTGGTCGCGGGCATCCTCGGCTGGACCCTGATGCCGGTGCTGGGCAGCCTCGGCGCGATCATTACCGGGCACCTGGCCCGCGCCGAGATCCGCCGCCAGCCGCAGCGCTTCCAGGGCGACGGGCTGGCGGTGGGCGGGCTGATCCTGGGCTGGGCCGCGGTGATCCTAGCGATCCTGTCGGTGCTGGCGTTCGTGCTGTTCTTCGGCGGGCTGGCCTGGTTCGCCAGCGCCCGGTCCTGA
- a CDS encoding class I SAM-dependent methyltransferase, with the protein MSASAPRERFSDRVADYVRYRPDYPPALLDWVHGELAVARDAQVADIGAGTGISTRMFLQAGHPVLAVEPNAAMRAAAETLLHGFPGFAAIDGSAEATTLPDASVDLISAAQAFHWFDLDAVRREWARVLRRGGLALVYWNSRLLDGTPFLLGYEQLLLEYGTDYSAVAERYHDDATMQRWFGAGLRGTAQFPNVQKLDYDGLRGRLLSSSYAPLAGHPRHEPMLAALRTLFDRHQVDGLVDVHYRTRAFAGTLN; encoded by the coding sequence ATGAGCGCCTCCGCTCCGCGCGAACGCTTCAGCGACCGCGTCGCCGACTACGTCCGCTACCGTCCCGACTATCCGCCGGCGTTGCTGGACTGGGTGCACGGGGAACTGGCCGTGGCGCGCGATGCGCAGGTCGCCGACATCGGCGCCGGCACCGGCATCTCCACCCGCATGTTCCTGCAGGCCGGGCATCCGGTGCTGGCGGTGGAACCGAACGCGGCGATGCGCGCCGCCGCCGAGACGCTGCTGCACGGGTTCCCCGGCTTCGCCGCGATCGACGGCAGCGCCGAGGCCACCACCCTCCCCGATGCCAGCGTCGACCTGATCAGCGCCGCGCAGGCCTTCCACTGGTTCGACCTGGACGCGGTGCGCCGCGAATGGGCGCGGGTGCTGCGCCGCGGCGGGCTGGCACTGGTGTACTGGAACTCGCGTCTGCTCGACGGCACACCGTTCCTGCTCGGCTACGAACAGCTGTTGCTCGAGTACGGCACCGACTACAGCGCGGTGGCCGAGCGCTATCACGACGATGCGACGATGCAGCGCTGGTTCGGCGCCGGATTGCGCGGCACGGCGCAGTTCCCGAACGTGCAGAAGCTGGACTACGACGGCCTGCGCGGGCGCCTGCTGTCCTCGTCGTATGCGCCGCTGGCCGGGCATCCGCGCCACGAACCGATGCTGGCCGCATTGCGCACGCTGTTCGATCGCCACCAGGTCGATGGCCTGGTCGATGTCCACTACCGCACCCGTGCTTTCGCCGGCACCTTGAACTGA
- a CDS encoding quinone-dependent dihydroorotate dehydrogenase has translation MYSLARPFLFAFDAERAHALGLRAIEMAYRTGTNPLLAKAIAPMPTRAFGLEFPNPVGLAAGLDKNGEHIDALLALGFGFVEIGTITPRPQQGNPKPRMFRLPREQAVINRMGFNNLGVDALVRNVERARRRHGLLGINIGKNKDTPNEDAASDYLHCLEKVYALADYVTVNISSPNTAGLRELQEEQALRQLVSQLREAQEALAARHGKRVPMLVKVAPDLSDSDIDAAARVLSDLQVDGVIATNTTVARPGLERNPLGAEAGGLSGAPLLGQSTLVLRRLRARLPEAIPLIGVGGILSGADAVAKMAAGAALVQCYSGLVFRGPELIGECVEAMRRRREAPSRGAVAAL, from the coding sequence ATGTATTCCCTCGCCCGCCCGTTCCTGTTCGCCTTCGACGCCGAGCGCGCCCACGCGCTGGGCCTGCGCGCGATCGAGATGGCCTACCGCACCGGCACCAATCCGCTGCTGGCCAAGGCGATCGCGCCGATGCCCACGCGCGCGTTCGGCCTGGAGTTCCCCAATCCGGTCGGGCTGGCCGCAGGCCTGGACAAGAACGGCGAGCACATCGACGCGCTGCTGGCGCTGGGCTTCGGCTTCGTCGAGATCGGCACCATCACCCCGCGCCCGCAGCAGGGCAACCCGAAGCCGCGCATGTTCCGGCTGCCGCGCGAGCAGGCGGTGATCAACCGCATGGGCTTCAACAACCTCGGCGTGGACGCGCTGGTGCGCAACGTCGAACGCGCGCGCCGCCGCCACGGCCTGCTCGGCATCAACATCGGCAAGAACAAGGACACGCCGAACGAGGACGCCGCGTCGGACTACCTGCATTGCCTGGAAAAGGTCTACGCGCTGGCCGACTACGTGACCGTCAACATCTCCTCGCCGAACACCGCCGGCCTGCGCGAACTGCAGGAGGAACAGGCGCTGCGGCAACTGGTGTCGCAATTGCGCGAGGCGCAGGAAGCGCTGGCCGCGCGCCACGGCAAGCGCGTGCCGATGCTGGTCAAGGTGGCGCCGGACCTGAGCGACAGCGACATCGATGCGGCGGCGCGGGTGCTGTCGGACCTGCAGGTGGACGGCGTCATCGCCACCAACACCACCGTCGCCCGCCCCGGCCTGGAGCGCAACCCGCTGGGCGCCGAGGCCGGTGGCCTGTCCGGCGCGCCGCTGCTGGGCCAGTCCACGCTGGTGCTGCGCCGCCTGCGCGCGCGCCTGCCCGAGGCGATCCCGCTGATCGGGGTCGGCGGCATCCTCTCCGGCGCCGATGCGGTGGCGAAGATGGCCGCCGGCGCGGCGCTGGTGCAGTGCTACAGCGGGCTGGTGTTCCGCGGCCCGGAGCTGATCGGCGAATGCGTCGAGGCGATGCGCCGGCGCCGCGAAGCGCCCAGCCGCGGGGCGGTCGCCGCGCTATGA
- the murB gene encoding UDP-N-acetylmuramate dehydrogenase, with translation MSNAWSLTANAPLQALNTFHVAAQAPWLLQIFAPEALPEALLAPQLAGAALLPLGSGSNMLFAGDAPGVVLAFANRSIDTLEHRADYAIVRAGAGVGWHELVMWSLAQGLSGLENLALIPGTVGAAPIQNIGAYGAQVGEFVHVVEAYDRADARFVRLDAAACEFGYRDSLFKRQPDRYLIAAVEFNLPRLHALRLDYAGIREELDALGIAMPGAPDVAQAVINIRRRKLPDPDVLGNAGSFFKNPLLPAEQAQVLQHAYPALPVFPGDGEDQRKLSAAWLIEACGWKGHRDGDAGVSAAHALVLVNHGQASGAELLALARRISASVLERFGVLLEPEPRIVGAHW, from the coding sequence ATGAGCAACGCCTGGTCGCTGACCGCCAATGCGCCGCTGCAGGCCTTGAACACCTTCCATGTCGCCGCGCAGGCGCCGTGGCTGCTGCAGATCTTCGCGCCCGAAGCGCTGCCCGAGGCGCTGCTGGCGCCGCAGCTGGCCGGCGCGGCGCTGCTGCCGCTGGGCAGCGGCAGCAACATGCTGTTCGCCGGCGACGCGCCCGGCGTGGTGCTGGCTTTCGCCAACCGCAGCATCGACACGCTCGAGCACCGCGCCGACTACGCCATCGTCCGCGCCGGCGCCGGCGTGGGCTGGCACGAACTGGTGATGTGGTCGCTGGCGCAGGGCCTGTCGGGCCTGGAGAACCTGGCGCTGATCCCGGGCACGGTCGGCGCCGCGCCGATCCAGAACATCGGCGCCTATGGCGCGCAGGTCGGCGAGTTCGTGCACGTGGTCGAGGCCTACGACCGCGCCGATGCGCGCTTCGTGCGCCTGGACGCGGCGGCCTGCGAGTTCGGCTACCGCGACAGCCTGTTCAAGCGCCAGCCCGACCGCTACCTGATCGCCGCGGTGGAATTCAACCTGCCGCGGCTGCATGCGCTGCGCCTGGACTACGCCGGCATCCGCGAGGAACTGGACGCGCTCGGCATCGCCATGCCCGGCGCGCCCGACGTGGCGCAGGCGGTGATCAACATCCGCCGCCGCAAGCTGCCCGACCCGGACGTGCTCGGCAACGCCGGCAGTTTCTTCAAGAACCCGCTGCTGCCGGCCGAACAGGCGCAGGTGCTGCAGCACGCCTACCCGGCGCTGCCGGTGTTCCCCGGCGACGGCGAGGACCAGCGCAAGCTGTCGGCGGCATGGCTGATCGAAGCCTGCGGCTGGAAGGGCCATCGCGACGGCGACGCCGGCGTGTCCGCCGCGCACGCGCTGGTGCTGGTCAACCACGGCCAGGCCAGCGGCGCCGAGCTGCTGGCATTGGCACGGCGCATCTCGGCCTCGGTGCTGGAGCGCTTCGGCGTACTGCTTGAGCCGGAACCGCGCATCGTCGGCGCGCACTGGTGA